TTTGACGAAGTGAATTTTTATATTTTATGGGATGCCTTTTGTATCGACCTGCCATTTTAAGTTCGATATTCTTCTTATCAGCTTGTACTAACATATTCCTGGTATATTCACTAATTTTATTCTTGGGTTGTAATAAAAGATCGCTTTCTAAGGCATCTGCCTCTAGTCTGTAACAAATGCCTTTTAGTATATAGTTTGTGGTAGAGTCAACTTCTTTTTTGTCGACAACCTTAAATAGAATGTCGGAACCATAGGATTTTCTTGTGACAACGTCACCAATGTTTATATTTTGCATAATATCACCAATTTATATTAGTCATACTATAGCTTATTCACTAATACAAAGCAATGCTACAATACATCATACTTTTTGAGAAACGTTTCAATGGGGCGAATTTCGTCTATTACATTGTTAAGTTTTGAGAGATATATAGAGTCAGATAAATTTTTTTTGCTGTTGTAATATGTGTTTATCACTCGCCAAAATTTTTGAGGGAACATGAGCATAAGTTTCATCACATATAATTCATCATAAGATAATGGAACTTTCTTGCGGTAACAGTCTAGTATTTTCTGAGCTTCATTTATGTCCCAATTGCACTTTCGAAGTTTTCGTTTAATTAGATTGCATAAGTCATAAATTTTTAGTTCGTAACAACAGTATTCAAAGTTTATTAAGAAATAAGTGCCACTCTTATTTACAATGTTGTTATGCGTGAATTCATGGTGACAAAATGAACCTTCTTTTTGTGTCATAGAAACTAAATCCATATAGCGCGATTTGGAAAGCTTCTCTATAACTTCTTTACCTAAATTGTAGAAATAATCAATGTAGTCTAGTAGTAGATAATCGAATTTTGTTTTTCCTAAGTGAGCATTTTTTTTAGCACGCTTTATTTCATCTAGTCGTTTTTGATACACGGATGGAAGCTTTCCTAATTCATCTTTATTGAAAACACTAGGAGATTTGAAAAATCCTCTGGAACTTATGTGAAAATCAGCTAAAAGTTGTGTTGACTTTTCTACATCAGTTGGATTATCAAAATTCATTTCTTGTCCGTCTAGAATATTTGTTAGGGTGTATAGGTTGTTGTTTAGTATAATGAAAGGATCGTTGTTGGTGGTCAACATAAATTCATCTACGTACTTAAAGTTATTGGAAATAAGATGCTGTTTGGCGTTATGTATGAAGCGAACGCGTTCTGGTGAAATAACTTGCTTTTTTAGTAGCATCCGTCCAGTATTGTTTAGTACTATATAGTTATCCCTAAAAGAGGATATATTGGATATTTCAATATTGAAATTACTTTTTAATTTTTCTGCAATTTCTTTCATAGCGAAAATCTCTCCTTCAATTTGATATATTATATTTGTATTACAAGATATGTTGAATAATGCATAGTAGATGTGGACACAATAGTTTAAGTGATAACAAAAAGAAAGAGAGGCGAATTAAATGAGATACTACGTGAATGAAAAATGCATATCTTGTGGATTATGTACGTCTATATGTCCAGAGGTGT
The Clostridiales bacterium genome window above contains:
- a CDS encoding CotS family spore coat protein; translation: MKEIAEKLKSNFNIEISNISSFRDNYIVLNNTGRMLLKKQVISPERVRFIHNAKQHLISNNFKYVDEFMLTTNNDPFIILNNNLYTLTNILDGQEMNFDNPTDVEKSTQLLADFHISSRGFFKSPSVFNKDELGKLPSVYQKRLDEIKRAKKNAHLGKTKFDYLLLDYIDYFYNLGKEVIEKLSKSRYMDLVSMTQKEGSFCHHEFTHNNIVNKSGTYFLINFEYCCYELKIYDLCNLIKRKLRKCNWDINEAQKILDCYRKKVPLSYDELYVMKLMLMFPQKFWRVINTYYNSKKNLSDSIYLSKLNNVIDEIRPIETFLKKYDVL